In one window of Chanodichthys erythropterus isolate Z2021 chromosome 23, ASM2448905v1, whole genome shotgun sequence DNA:
- the LOC137013863 gene encoding somatomedin-B and thrombospondin type-1 domain-containing protein gives MGLFSMDQSALLVVAALFGMYHTAEGGCSGRCCQGTDFTCFTTDWRMDRVYGMCYCDERCVKTNDCCFDYPTECPAQPCVVSEWSHWSGCAQPCQPSFRVRRRSVERLPQNSGQACPRLEEQAGCMEYQDRQGQFCAQMQGAAFITTMEFSKGRTHDLYGAQVDTGFCMEFKMESLTPQCTVENRPNTRWMQYLREGYTVCVACQPPAMSNHSRGCQGDGNQAERDELLHWQAVGSPRCRGTWRKVQKLQHCSCPEVHRFIFI, from the exons ATGGGGCTGTTTTCAATGGACCAGAGTGCCCTTCTGGTTGTGGCCGCTCTTTTTGGGATGTACCACACTGCTGAAGGGGGATGCTCAGGACGGTGCTGTCAAGGCACAGATTTCACCTGTTTCACTACAGACTGGAGGATGGACCGTGTCTATGGGATGTGTTATTGTGATGAGAGGTGTGTAAAGACTAACGACTGTTGCTTTGACTACCCAACAGAGTGCCCAG CCCAGCCGTGTGTAGTGAGTGAGTGGAGTCACTGGAGCGGGTGCGCACAACCCTGCCAGCCCTCATTCCGGGTCCGGAGACGCAGTGTTGAGAGACTGCCCCAAAACAGCGGACAGGCCTGTCCAAGGCTGGAGGAGCAGGCCGGATGCATGGAGTATCAGGATCGCCAGGGCCAGTTTTGTGCTCAGATGCAAG GAGCAGCATTTATTACCACAATGGAGTTCAGCAAAGGCAGAACACATGATTTGTATGGGGCCCAAGTGGATACTGG TTTCTGTATGGAGTTCAAGATGGAGTCTCTGACACCGCAGTGCACGGTGGAGAACAGACCCAATACACGCTGGATGCAGTACTTGAGGGAAGGCTACACTGTCTGCGTGGCTTGCCAACCTCCAGCCATGAGCAACCACAGTCGGGGCTGTCAAGGAGACGGTAACCAAGCTGAGAG GGATGAGCTTCTACACTGGCAGGCGGTGGGAAGTCCTCGCTGCAGAGGAACATGGAGGAAAGTGCAGAAACTACAGCACTGCTCCTGCCCAGAAGTGCAcagattcattttcatttaa